A genomic region of Arachis stenosperma cultivar V10309 chromosome 9, arast.V10309.gnm1.PFL2, whole genome shotgun sequence contains the following coding sequences:
- the LOC130948550 gene encoding UTP--glucose-1-phosphate uridylyltransferase-like isoform X2 — MTVHSIVIQKLLSTNAQMGRRVAAHHLKEYTYGMRNKMAIIDSDKTLICMRSALNFMGSLASRNGRFMFINTNPLFDDIFHLMTTRVGSYSPSTNSLWRTGGFLTNSYSPKKFRSRNKKLVFGPTQPPDCIFILDTDSKSSVINEAHNLHIPVVAIVDSSMPLHSFSRVAYPVPANPSVQFVYLFCNLLTKTLLLEKEKGKLKEAAPLQIQAGEAAKIDLPNLDVTVFPYATLPPLSQDMEETKKLLDKLVVLKFDAASPRDMGLEGPKSAVGICNGLTFLDLIINQIQTLYSKYGCKVPLLLLSKDDTHDNTLKVLEKYQGSTVDVQRIKQGEGEGEGLELESLAGHYSKEEVGHPFYNGDIFRSLMTSGTLDFLLSQGKEYILLINKDNVATVIDPNILNHLVTNDIECCMEVTPSNSFHLISTPMNFKLWEIAQNQTKHENFKLIDTTNTWVSLSAIKRLVDSHKLKQKKSSVLKFFDKLIGVSVPEPRFLPLDATSDLLLLQSDLYTCKEGVLTRNPARTNPLNPVIDLGPEFQKVGDFQSRFKSIPSIVGLDSLTVRGNVWFGANITFKGQVAITAKPGLRLEIPDGVVIENKEVNGPAAIQE, encoded by the exons ATGACGGTGCATTCGATAGTGATACAGAAGCTGCTGAGCACGAATGCACAAATGGGGCGGAGAGTGGCGGCGCATCACCTGAAGGAGTACACTTATGGCATGAGGAACAAGATGGCAATCATAGATTCGGACAAAACCCTGATATGCATGAGGAGCGCCCTGAACTTCATGGGGTCCCTTGCAAGCCGCAACGGTCGGTTCATGTTCATCAACACCAACCCTCTCTTCGACGACATCTTCCACCTTATGACCACCCGTGTCGGCTCCTACTCCCCCTCCACCAACTCCCTCTGGCGCACCGGCGGCTTCCTCACCAACAGCTACAGCCCCAAGAAGTTCCGCTCTCGCAACAAGAAGCTTGTGTTCGGCCCCACCCAGCCCCCCGACTGCATCTTCATCCTCGACACCGACTCCAAGTCCTCCGTCATCAACGAGGCTCACAATCTTCACATCCCCGTCGTCGCCATTGTCGACTCCTCCATGCCCCTCCATTCATTCTCCCGTGTCGCTTATCCCGTTCCCGCCAATCCTTCTGTCCAGTTTGTCTACTTGTTCTGCAACCTCCTCACCAAGACCCTCCTTCTTGAGAAAGAGAAGGGCAAGCTCAAAGAAGCAGCACCTCTCCAAATTCAAGCAGGTGAGGCTGCGAAGATCGATTTGCCAAACCTCGACGTAACTGTCTTCCCCTACGCCACTTTACCTCCCTTGTCTCAAG ATATGGAAGAAACTAAGAAGCTTTTGGACAAACTTGTTGTTTTGAAGTTCGATGCTGCCTCACCAAGAGATATGGGTTTGGAAGGCCCCAA ATCTGCAGTTGGTATTTGCAATGGACTTACATTTCTGGATTTAATAATTAACCAGATTCAG ACCCTATACTCCAAGTATGGATGCAAGGTTCCATTGCTTCTTTTGAGCAAAGATGACACCCATGACAATACTCTAAAG GTGTTGGAAAAGTATCAGGGATCAACTGTTGATGTACAGAGGATTAAGCAG GGTGAAGGTGAAGGTGAAGGTCTAGAATTGGAATCATTAGCCGGACATTACAGCAAGGAGGAAGT AGGACATCCTTTTTATAACGGTGATATATTTCGTTCTCTGATGACTAGTGGAACCCTTGATTTTTTACTGTCACAG GGTAAGGAGTATATCCTTTTGATCAACAAGGATAATGTGGCGACTGTCATTGATCCAA ATATACTAAATCATTTGGTGACAAATGATATTGAGTGTTGCATGGAG GTGACACCAAGCAATtcatttcatttaatttcaaCTCCAATGAATTTCAAG CTTTGGGAAATTGCTCAGAACCAAACCAAACAT GAAAATTTCAAACTAATAGATACAACAAACAC GTGGGTGAGTTTAAGTGCCATTAAGAGGCTTGTTGACTCGCATAAACTGAAGCAAAAGAAGTCCTCAGTTTTGAAG TTCTTCGATAAATTGATTGGTGTCAGTGTACCTGAACCACGTTTTCTTCCCCTGGATGCAACGTCAGATTTACTTCTGCTACAG TCAGATCTTTACACATGTAAAGAAGGTGTCTTAACTCGTAATCCAGCTAGGACTAACCCTTTAAATCCTGTGATAGATCTGGGACCTGAATTTCAAAAG GTTGGTGACTTTCAAAGTCGCTTCAAATCCATTCCAAGCATCGTTGGTTTAGATAGTTTGACCGTGAGAGGCAATGTGTGGTTTGGAGCTAATATTACTTTCAAG GGGCAAGTGGCTATTACTGCAAAACCTGGCTTGAGACTGGAAATTCCTGATGGGGTGGTGATTGAGAATAAG GAGGTCAATGGCCCTGCAGCCATTCAAGAATGA
- the LOC130948550 gene encoding UTP--glucose-1-phosphate uridylyltransferase-like isoform X1, which produces MTVHSIVIQKLLSTNAQMGRRVAAHHLKEYTYGMRNKMAIIDSDKTLICMRSALNFMGSLASRNGRFMFINTNPLFDDIFHLMTTRVGSYSPSTNSLWRTGGFLTNSYSPKKFRSRNKKLVFGPTQPPDCIFILDTDSKSSVINEAHNLHIPVVAIVDSSMPLHSFSRVAYPVPANPSVQFVYLFCNLLTKTLLLEKEKGKLKEAAPLQIQAGEAAKIDLPNLDVTVFPYATLPPLSQDMEETKKLLDKLVVLKFDAASPRDMGLEGPKSAVGICNGLTFLDLIINQIQTLYSKYGCKVPLLLLSKDDTHDNTLKVLEKYQGSTVDVQRIKQGEGEGEGLELESLAGHYSKEEVGHPFYNGDIFRSLMTSGTLDFLLSQGKEYILLINKDNVATVIDPNILNHLVTNDIECCMEVTPSNSFHLISTPMNFKLWEIAQNQTKHENFKLIDTTNTWVSLSAIKRLVDSHKLKQKKSSVLKASLFGCQFFDKLIGVSVPEPRFLPLDATSDLLLLQSDLYTCKEGVLTRNPARTNPLNPVIDLGPEFQKVGDFQSRFKSIPSIVGLDSLTVRGNVWFGANITFKGQVAITAKPGLRLEIPDGVVIENKEVNGPAAIQE; this is translated from the exons ATGACGGTGCATTCGATAGTGATACAGAAGCTGCTGAGCACGAATGCACAAATGGGGCGGAGAGTGGCGGCGCATCACCTGAAGGAGTACACTTATGGCATGAGGAACAAGATGGCAATCATAGATTCGGACAAAACCCTGATATGCATGAGGAGCGCCCTGAACTTCATGGGGTCCCTTGCAAGCCGCAACGGTCGGTTCATGTTCATCAACACCAACCCTCTCTTCGACGACATCTTCCACCTTATGACCACCCGTGTCGGCTCCTACTCCCCCTCCACCAACTCCCTCTGGCGCACCGGCGGCTTCCTCACCAACAGCTACAGCCCCAAGAAGTTCCGCTCTCGCAACAAGAAGCTTGTGTTCGGCCCCACCCAGCCCCCCGACTGCATCTTCATCCTCGACACCGACTCCAAGTCCTCCGTCATCAACGAGGCTCACAATCTTCACATCCCCGTCGTCGCCATTGTCGACTCCTCCATGCCCCTCCATTCATTCTCCCGTGTCGCTTATCCCGTTCCCGCCAATCCTTCTGTCCAGTTTGTCTACTTGTTCTGCAACCTCCTCACCAAGACCCTCCTTCTTGAGAAAGAGAAGGGCAAGCTCAAAGAAGCAGCACCTCTCCAAATTCAAGCAGGTGAGGCTGCGAAGATCGATTTGCCAAACCTCGACGTAACTGTCTTCCCCTACGCCACTTTACCTCCCTTGTCTCAAG ATATGGAAGAAACTAAGAAGCTTTTGGACAAACTTGTTGTTTTGAAGTTCGATGCTGCCTCACCAAGAGATATGGGTTTGGAAGGCCCCAA ATCTGCAGTTGGTATTTGCAATGGACTTACATTTCTGGATTTAATAATTAACCAGATTCAG ACCCTATACTCCAAGTATGGATGCAAGGTTCCATTGCTTCTTTTGAGCAAAGATGACACCCATGACAATACTCTAAAG GTGTTGGAAAAGTATCAGGGATCAACTGTTGATGTACAGAGGATTAAGCAG GGTGAAGGTGAAGGTGAAGGTCTAGAATTGGAATCATTAGCCGGACATTACAGCAAGGAGGAAGT AGGACATCCTTTTTATAACGGTGATATATTTCGTTCTCTGATGACTAGTGGAACCCTTGATTTTTTACTGTCACAG GGTAAGGAGTATATCCTTTTGATCAACAAGGATAATGTGGCGACTGTCATTGATCCAA ATATACTAAATCATTTGGTGACAAATGATATTGAGTGTTGCATGGAG GTGACACCAAGCAATtcatttcatttaatttcaaCTCCAATGAATTTCAAG CTTTGGGAAATTGCTCAGAACCAAACCAAACAT GAAAATTTCAAACTAATAGATACAACAAACAC GTGGGTGAGTTTAAGTGCCATTAAGAGGCTTGTTGACTCGCATAAACTGAAGCAAAAGAAGTCCTCAGTTTTGAAG GCTTCTTTGTTTGGATGCCAGTTCTTCGATAAATTGATTGGTGTCAGTGTACCTGAACCACGTTTTCTTCCCCTGGATGCAACGTCAGATTTACTTCTGCTACAG TCAGATCTTTACACATGTAAAGAAGGTGTCTTAACTCGTAATCCAGCTAGGACTAACCCTTTAAATCCTGTGATAGATCTGGGACCTGAATTTCAAAAG GTTGGTGACTTTCAAAGTCGCTTCAAATCCATTCCAAGCATCGTTGGTTTAGATAGTTTGACCGTGAGAGGCAATGTGTGGTTTGGAGCTAATATTACTTTCAAG GGGCAAGTGGCTATTACTGCAAAACCTGGCTTGAGACTGGAAATTCCTGATGGGGTGGTGATTGAGAATAAG GAGGTCAATGGCCCTGCAGCCATTCAAGAATGA
- the LOC130948550 gene encoding UTP--glucose-1-phosphate uridylyltransferase-like isoform X3: MTVHSIVIQKLLSTNAQMGRRVAAHHLKEYTYGMRNKMAIIDSDKTLICMRSALNFMGSLASRNGRFMFINTNPLFDDIFHLMTTRVGSYSPSTNSLWRTGGFLTNSYSPKKFRSRNKKLVFGPTQPPDCIFILDTDSKSSVINEAHNLHIPVVAIVDSSMPLHSFSRVAYPVPANPSVQFVYLFCNLLTKTLLLEKEKGKLKEAAPLQIQAGEAAKIDLPNLDVTVFPYATLPPLSQDMEETKKLLDKLVVLKFDAASPRDMGLEGPKSAVGICNGLTFLDLIINQIQTLYSKYGCKVPLLLLSKDDTHDNTLKVLEKYQGSTVDVQRIKQGEGEGEGLELESLAGHYSKEEVGHPFYNGDIFRSLMTSGTLDFLLSQGKEYILLINKDNVATVIDPNILNHLVTNDIECCMEVTPSNSFHLISTPMNFKLWEIAQNQTKHENFKLIDTTNTWVSLSAIKRLVDSHKLKQKKSSVLKLLLLCSYPLKCMSKICRNLDVHL; encoded by the exons ATGACGGTGCATTCGATAGTGATACAGAAGCTGCTGAGCACGAATGCACAAATGGGGCGGAGAGTGGCGGCGCATCACCTGAAGGAGTACACTTATGGCATGAGGAACAAGATGGCAATCATAGATTCGGACAAAACCCTGATATGCATGAGGAGCGCCCTGAACTTCATGGGGTCCCTTGCAAGCCGCAACGGTCGGTTCATGTTCATCAACACCAACCCTCTCTTCGACGACATCTTCCACCTTATGACCACCCGTGTCGGCTCCTACTCCCCCTCCACCAACTCCCTCTGGCGCACCGGCGGCTTCCTCACCAACAGCTACAGCCCCAAGAAGTTCCGCTCTCGCAACAAGAAGCTTGTGTTCGGCCCCACCCAGCCCCCCGACTGCATCTTCATCCTCGACACCGACTCCAAGTCCTCCGTCATCAACGAGGCTCACAATCTTCACATCCCCGTCGTCGCCATTGTCGACTCCTCCATGCCCCTCCATTCATTCTCCCGTGTCGCTTATCCCGTTCCCGCCAATCCTTCTGTCCAGTTTGTCTACTTGTTCTGCAACCTCCTCACCAAGACCCTCCTTCTTGAGAAAGAGAAGGGCAAGCTCAAAGAAGCAGCACCTCTCCAAATTCAAGCAGGTGAGGCTGCGAAGATCGATTTGCCAAACCTCGACGTAACTGTCTTCCCCTACGCCACTTTACCTCCCTTGTCTCAAG ATATGGAAGAAACTAAGAAGCTTTTGGACAAACTTGTTGTTTTGAAGTTCGATGCTGCCTCACCAAGAGATATGGGTTTGGAAGGCCCCAA ATCTGCAGTTGGTATTTGCAATGGACTTACATTTCTGGATTTAATAATTAACCAGATTCAG ACCCTATACTCCAAGTATGGATGCAAGGTTCCATTGCTTCTTTTGAGCAAAGATGACACCCATGACAATACTCTAAAG GTGTTGGAAAAGTATCAGGGATCAACTGTTGATGTACAGAGGATTAAGCAG GGTGAAGGTGAAGGTGAAGGTCTAGAATTGGAATCATTAGCCGGACATTACAGCAAGGAGGAAGT AGGACATCCTTTTTATAACGGTGATATATTTCGTTCTCTGATGACTAGTGGAACCCTTGATTTTTTACTGTCACAG GGTAAGGAGTATATCCTTTTGATCAACAAGGATAATGTGGCGACTGTCATTGATCCAA ATATACTAAATCATTTGGTGACAAATGATATTGAGTGTTGCATGGAG GTGACACCAAGCAATtcatttcatttaatttcaaCTCCAATGAATTTCAAG CTTTGGGAAATTGCTCAGAACCAAACCAAACAT GAAAATTTCAAACTAATAGATACAACAAACAC GTGGGTGAGTTTAAGTGCCATTAAGAGGCTTGTTGACTCGCATAAACTGAAGCAAAAGAAGTCCTCAGTTTTGAAG CTGCTGCTTCTTTGTTCCTATCCTTTAAAATGTATGAGCAAGATCTGTAGGAACTTGGATGTTCATTTGTAG